From the genome of Oxyura jamaicensis isolate SHBP4307 breed ruddy duck chromosome 2, BPBGC_Ojam_1.0, whole genome shotgun sequence:
TGGAAGGGCAGTGGGGTAGTTCAGTCATGCCGCTGAGGGAAACCAAACCGTCTGTCAAGGCTTGATCCTTAGCCTTCCTGCCAGCACAGAGACAGACTCTGTTAATTTGGGGcatctctgtgtgtttttaacTGCCAGACAGAAAAAGGCTTTGGGGAAGTGTCTTTGAAGGCTCCTGTGACCTTCGTAATGACCATCAGCACTTTTGCTGAAGTAGAATACTTgacagttttttcctttttgaaccATATTGGTATTTGTTTAAATTAGCTTAATCTTTAACTTGACTCTGGACAACCAGATGTACCAATCACTGTTTTCAGacaattttcttcagctttgctCTAAAAAGACTAAATACCAcccaccctgaaaaaaaaaaaaaaaaaaaaaaaatcagaggtgGAAATCTTGCATTAAATTCAGAATTTGAGAACTGGGAAACTTTTTTCTGATCAGCTGTTGTGTCACCAGTAAAACTGACTCTGAATGGAATACAAGGAACCTACCAGCAAAAACAAATCTAACATAGTCAGCTGAGCTCCCCAGTGAACTATTTGCATTGTAACCTAACCTGTTCAAAAGGGACTAGCATAGGTTACCCTGTTAAGGCTGAAAAGTGGTAGGGAAATGGAGTTTGTGTGTGGAAAGGCTCAAACTTCTTAATTAGAAGAGTAATGTGATATTGAGTTTGTATTACACTGgtggaaaaaagtaaataacattttctcagCTAATGTAGAAATAGCTTTAACAGCTGCTTGTCTAATGGGGTgagaagagatggaagaaattCTGCTTCACACCACGCTTCTTGCCAGTATTTGCTCTGAGATGTTTGTTTATCGTTGCAGATGTCACCCATTTGGTTGACCTCAGCAAGGAGCGGAATATGACTGTAACGATACACTTTGAAGGCTGGCCCAGTCGAGTCCCGCTCATGTCTGAACCGATATGCCTGATCTGCAAGGATCCTCGCACCTGCGACCGTGTTCTGACGCTGGTCTCTGGCGCCATCTACAAGATCTCCTTTCTGTGCAAAGACTTGTCCCACCTAAGGATCACAGCTGAACAGGGCATAAGTATGTCACAAGTGGCTCGATGTTGTTTCCTAGAAAATGCTTCCACCCGCTTTTCCCCAGCAGTCAGCCAAACCTTGTCTCTCTCGCTTTAAATAGTGGGTGGATGGAAATTTGGCTTTGAACAGCTGGGGGATGGTACAATGAATCTGGAGATTACCTTGTTGCTCACTGCAGCATCCtaccttttaaaaagagaaactgcaTAACTATTCCTAGAAGGGAAATGACAAAAGGCAGGGAAGAATCTTCTTactgaaaactgcaaaatatgGAAACAGAATAGAAGAGCCATAAATCTGCCCATGAAAATGTGGGATTGAGGTGGCCATCAAGAATGTGTCTTGTGCCATCTGCTTATCCATTTGGTGCAGGATTTTcataaatgctttcaaataCTAGAAGAAGAGTTTTAAGGTATAGATCTAGACTTCAGCTAGTTGGCAACTGTGTCTCAATAAGCAAATGGTGtaacaaaagtaatttcttgACTGAGGAGTTTTTCATATGTTTGTATTTGTCAGTTCTGTTGGTGTCCTGTGCCATTCTAAGGAAAGCTCTTAAACTACAAACCATGCATATTTTGGTAAAAGTTACTGATAGAGGACACCTTCTCAAATAAATACTTACCTGGATCTGTAATGCAAATCTGACAAGACTCTGTATATGTATACTGCAGTACACCAGAAAACTTGCTTTTCCTAGGTATTtactgtgcaaaaaaaaaaacaatataaacattgtggtttgtttttgtgattgCAGGCTGCGTAGATCTTCGGTGGTGTCAGAAGAAGATCCATGCCCTTTCGGTGCCCAAGGCTATTACCCAATTGCCAGTTCTGCTGCATAAATTTATTTGGAAGCTTATAGCTCCCGAAGTGATAAATGTAGAAATTACGTCTCCGTCCTTgaaactgcagcagcaccttCCAGAGCAGAGGTGTAACACGAGCTACAGTTACAGCATTGTTAGTGCTACCCCGGAGATGGACTTGAATGTTGGTATATTCTGTCCTGGTGGAGCCATTGAAAAGATTCAGCTGAGGAACAATATCACCATATCCTTAAAAACATTTGGTAAAGGTTTTTTCAATGATTCTAATCATCAGGatctgaaaatgtcttttgtgCCACATATTAAAGGTAAGTTATTGTTTTGTACATCTTTCCCCATTGTTAGATATTTCAGTACACTTATTAGAACACATTAATACGTAGAAGTGATAGTTCAAATACTTAGAGTCTAGACCTGGAGCTACTGCTTGGACCAGTCTTTATTTGAATCAGTGAGGTGGTTTGTTGCTGAAAGAAGGGAAGAGTTTTGTGATTCAGATGGTTGATAGATGGTTGTGGGAAATTCTGCAGATATATCTGTGAGAATTGTGAATACTAATATAGAAGAGATGATAGGTGAGTTGTATTGCTGGTACTGAGATGTAATTTGACAGTAGAAATTTGCTGGTCATGGGTATAAGCGATACTTCTTTCTTATGGAGAAGAGAGCCTAAATAATTTTACATGctgaaacagaaagctttttttaaaaaaggttttgaaactAAGTTTTCATTCCTGTGTTCATTTGCTTTACTACAGATGAGTGTACTTTCACTGTGAGCCCAGATCCAAAAGCTAAAATTTACTTGCAGAGTCCCAACTCCCCTTATGGTCTACCTCCTTACGTCTCCATATCCTGGTACGTCATTGTGCCCACTAAGCAAGTTGCTCGCCTGGGGTTCTCCAAGGACCGCATGGGCATTGCCTGCGAGACTGGGCGTGCCTATGTCAACATAAAGGAACAGACCTCCGGGGCAGAGGAAACCGTGCGCCGTGAGGATGAGCTGCTGCCTGAGCCCCGAAACATGCACCACAACTTCTGGGTAAATGTCTCCAACTGTAAACCTGTAGACAAGATGCAGCTGACCTTGCAATTCTGGGTGACCTTGGCTGAAAAACAGATAGGTGAGTCCTGGAAGTTTGTTGTGGCTTGCTTTGCGCTTGTTTAGTTTCTTTCCACTGGGGGAACAGTAATGCACGCTGCTCTGCATGCCTTGGGTTTTATGAGATccctgctttctgaaatgcctGTCCCATCAAAAACCTTTGGAAGTTACAACCGAGTACTTTCAGGGACTGGGGAGAAAGGATGGTTTTTAATGTTGTGGAGGTTTGACTTTTATAGCTGAGGGGGACTGAGACTGGGTGGttggtgattttgtttttatttgcttgtttattttttgttttgctttcatttaatataGCTTTCTGAATTAGAGATCACAGCCAGAAGGTACAGAAAGATCAagtgatgtttctttccctcccaAGGTCACAGACCTGGTGAACAGCTTAGAATTTGATTATGCAACATTATTCATCTAAGTAGTCTTTACTTAGTGTTGGCAGTTCAGTTACTCTGTTTTCACATGAATAAGAAATAATCCTTGGGGCAGATCTCCCTGTTCAGTGGAGAGTGTCCTGACTGCTAACAGCAAAAGCTGCattcttgttaaatttcatctctgaaacatatcattaaaaaacagaaaggcatTTTTGGGATAGGCTTTGTTCAAATACATGTAAATTTGCTTCATGTTTGCACTTCTGCATCATCTGTGAAGTATTGGCTACACAAGCTAGACCAGAAACTAGCAaatgactttttcctttttattttttttgtaatatatacttttaaaacatataaCGTTTTTCTTTGCTCACGCATGGGCTTTCCTGATAAATTTCATGACTCTTTGAAAAGCCCAGTCAATACAACTCTTGTATTTTGGAGAAAGGATTGTATTGAGAAGTTGGTGAAAGTAACTATTTCctttagagagagagaggcaagtattcatactttcttctctttccttcatgCTGAGCCAGAAGTTTGAGAGGTTGCAGGTAAGTTTAACAGCACATGAGCTGTACTGAATTCTTGCACCAAGGGCTAACAGTCTGGCAGGGGGAGGGTTGGATGTTTTTGTGGCTGTGGTCCATTGCTAGCAGCAGGAGTTTGTTGTTGCTTGGCCGCCAACCTCTTGGAATTTGCTTGTGTTACCTGTAGGCACGCACATCTCATTCTCTGCATGCAACTGATACACATAGAAAACTGTTGAGGATGTTCAAACCCAACCAGCTTTTAGGAGAAAGCTCAGTGTTCTTGTACCTTGTTGTCTGTTTGCAGATCTAGCAGTGATACttgctgtgctggctggggctggagtTCTTGCAGCTATTGGACTCACTGTGTGCTGCGTTAAGAAGAAGTAAGTTCGTAATTCGGCATAAGTGTAGTTACAGGTTTAAGAAGGCGTTGTGGGAGAGCAGCTGGCCCTCTGTTTCATGTGTTGGCACAGATCCCTCAAACAAGGGTCTGAAGAACGATGTAGGCAATGCACTTGGTGTTGGAGTGGTGCAACCCCAAGAATGCTGATTTATTCTAAACCAATTCTCTTAGAGTAGAGCAGCATTCTTGGGGTCACAGTACTTCAATCCCAGTGTATTGTCTGGCTTTGCCTTGAAACAAGCCTCTGGCTGTACTGGAAGTAAGGTATCAGTTGTACTTCATCAGTGATTAATGTGAAAGGAAATCATAATGAATGTCGATGCTCAGTATGTGACTGTAGACAAGACTTTGTTAAAACAAGCTGTAAGCTCACTCAGGTATCGAAAGACCTATCTTTCATCTACACAACCTCCAGCAATTTCTTCTGGAGTTTATATATCAAACAGGAGAATTTTTTTGTGAGATGAGCCCTTGGGGAGAGAACTTGATTGTGCAAAGCCAACACACACAGCTTTATTCATGCAAGCACAGTCTGAAGCCATcaatagttttgtttctgataCTTGTGGTTAgaatagttttgtttctgataCTTGTGGTTAGTACTGGCACACAGGTGGTTTGCTTATGAATCTGTAAAGCTGGAATGAATTTGTGCAATATGATTATTAGAGCAGTTATGGGCACAATTCTCTGTCGCACAGCAAAGGCTTTAAGAATACAGGCTTAAAAACCCTTCAGTTCAGCATTTGGACTTTCTCCCTTTGGAGCAGTCACACCAAAACCAGGAAAACTTCATTTGACTTTCATAGTGGATCTGCTGTTTCACTCATCTTCAGCACCACTCAGTCTTGTTTTGTGGGGTCTGATGGTCTTTATGTCCTATTAATGCCTGTGGAAGTTGAGCGGTTCAGCATAGCTGGGATGTTCCAGTTGTACCTGGAAGGCTGCTGGAATTAATCTTGCAAACTTCAGGGCCAGTAGAACAGCAAGAGATAACCAAACAGCTTAAAgttcctttctgctctgtttaaaaaaaaaaaaagcatgtctagactcaaaattatttttcttaaggtTGCTAGTATAGCCTTCAATCCAGGTAGACTGTCTGACACTGTAGCTGGGGTGGGTAAACAGCTGTCATTACTGAGTTCAAATGCACTAAGCCACGTATTGTTTCTGACCTGCTATCAACTTCAACTCTGtaacaggaagaagaaaagccagAATCCCATGGTGGGAGTATACAATGCTAACGTCAATACCCAGATGCCTGGAAAACAACGCCTATTCaaaaaagataggaaaaacAACGATTCTCATGTCTATGCAGTTATTGATGATGCTATGGTCTATGGGCACTTGCTGAAAGAATCCAATGGCTCAGTCGCTCCAGAAGTTGACGTGTACCGGCCTTTTGATGGGCCCATGGGTAGCTTGCCACCTTCTCCACCTCcattctctttcagaaaagacattAAACGTTCCCCTAGCACAGAGGAACCTCCACCTCTGGCAGAAACAGACCATGACTCTTACACATTCGCTCATCAGAAATCAGGGGAATTGGAGGACAATGGAGATACAAATGAGAAGAATAATGGAGATACAAGCACGTCCTTCCTGGAGGATAAGGAACAGGAGGGATTAGAGGAATAATTTTATGCCAGGCATGGCAGTTTCCTGTGGAAATACAGGTACCCTGTAAAGACAAGgttctaggggaaaaaaaaaaacaacaaacaaaaaaaggtaacagaaaaagagtgttatttttaaatgtgttttgatactgttttggccttgtttgtttttttaacttcagctaTTGGTAGCTTCCAGTTTTAGAGTGAACATCTAGTAAACTCAAACAATGGAGCACTCCAGGAACGTTTACGTGTCTGGTTGTGGAAATAGATGGCAAAAGTATGCTCCTGGTTTTTATTGTAAAGACTTCAGGAGAAGGAATTCATAACATTACCAGCTTAAAACTGTGGCAGCTAATAGAGTGAGGAGAGTCTTCTGTCCAGTGTACTTCCTCCCTTCTCACGAGTCCTTTGTCCTCAGTGTTTGCTGGTGACTTTTTGAAGACATAGGCCATGTCATGTGCTCAGGGCAGCTCCAAATTGCACGCGTGTGTGTTccttttcctaatgtctaaGCGAAGGACTACAGACTGTCATTTCCAAAGCTCGAGGCTTGAAAATTCATTGTATTTAACATAGTGATTGGTATGGAAGTGTACTGAAAGACCATGTATGCAGTCTAGAAGAGTTCTGTGCAGGTAAATCAGTGTGAATGCTTGGGCTCATCTGGCTCAGAAGTAAAGTTATGGGTTTTTATCTGATTTTCAACTGATGTTATAATACTTCAATAGCACTGTGTGACCCTATACcaaagaatgttttttctttatgctttttttttaaaaaaaaaaaaaagtttaaaaattctAAAAACAATTTGCACTTTGGTTCAGATGCCTGTAGCGTTCACATTTTGCTAGTATCTTGACATTGTGGTCCAAGTAAGACTAAGGATTTGATGAAGAAATGACAACGCTGTCATCCAGCTGTTTACTAATGCATTTTACTTTAACTGTTAGAGATGCTTGGTTATTTAATAAGGATAAGAAGCAGggtaaagaaaaatagattgtttccagcaggcagtttctctgaaatgtaAACTGTGTGAGTGGACCCATTATAAGGGCccacattttgtgtttttttggtcATTGGTCTGAATTTAACAACTATCTTGAAATGATGGTGGAGATAACTCTTGATTTCTAGTGGGACTTACACTTCAGTCATCTAGCTGCCTTTGAAAACCACCTCTTGCAATAAGGTAAATAATAGCTTCCATTTCTGTGTGCTGTACTTAGCACGTCCCTCAGCTTCTGTGCCTTTTACAACTTGAGGGTCGCATCTTCATGCAGAGGACCACGGGTATACGACTTAAGTTGGCTTTTATATACAGACATCTGGCTTGTCTGGGTGTGCAGTTACTTAAGATGTTTGCAATTTTGCAAGCAGCACAAGACTCAGCAACTTGAGAATTTCTCTCCAAATGTTTTACCGTGACTGTTTCTTGCCTAATGATGCACAGAGGTACCATATACCAAGGGTGTTGCATGCAATaacatctaaaattaaaatgtctttactaAAAACCTTACTGTTTACATCAAAAGAAATGTAGATTTCTTCCTGTGTTGTCAATTTGCAATGCCAGCACAGTTTATGTATATGGACAAGTTTGTATATTTAACAGTTATACCATTATACTGCCTGGACTAGTATGAGATTAAGTATAATGTTATATATGTCACATTTGTCTCAGTTTTCTGTAGCATGTCAAAAAACACATGCCAGCTAAAAGTGCCTTTTAattgtttaatgtatttttctgcttgcGTTTAGCacttttaatacagaaatgtgTTCCTAGATCTCTGGCAGGTCACTGGGATCACATATTTCAAAGTGTACTGGGGGTATTTTCATGTCATTTGAGAACTTGAAAGGATTCCTGCGGTACCGATGTATCTTTTTCTCAGGTAACTGGATTGCCACAGTACCTTTTATCAGGGTAGTCCAGTTATGAGTTCATCTGGTCAGTGCTTCTCTCTTCTCGTTCCTTGAAAAGGAACGCGTTTGTGAGAGAAACTAAAGCCTGCCTCGCTCTTCCAGCTCAGTTTCTGCAGTTGCTTAGGTGAAATCTTTGAGTTCAtgttctttctggaaaaaaagatgaaaacatcaTAGAGGTTAGGCTTTTGTTTACAACCTCTTGATAGGAAGAATATGATGCTTATGGATGTCTTATTTGTTCTATTTTAACTCAGCTCTTGGTATGACAATCTAAACCTTAGACTGGAAACAACTGTACACTAGGGTTGACTTCCACTGTGCTTACGTTGGTACATTAGGGTAAGAGTTCAGGCACAAATTGCAGTTCACTTTTCCACGTGAGAAAgttgtgactttttaaaaataaataaaaagtaactaTATTACCAGCTAGAGTAATTAGCATACATCTTTCTCTTGCCTCAGTGTACAACTATATGTATGTTATGTGAGTGAAGTAGTGGGAACTTCAGAAGATCATCTATCTGATCATCTCTGAAGGGATCACACGAGCTTTCAGAGTGAATGATCTCTGCAGTCCTGCCAGCTTGGTTTAGTTTTCTGCATGGGAACAGCCTccactggagcaggggaagactTGGTGCTCCAGAGTGAGTGAGTACCCCTCAGCAATCCCGTGGAGCAGAGGAGTTTCCTGCAGGATTTCAGCAACATGCATCCTTGCAGGGAAAAGAGGGAGGAATAATTTTTATCAACTAGTACGTAAGTGTCCATTTCTGTAGATTTCCTGCTGGAAAACCTTCTACAGATTTCAGTGAGTGTTGCCTTCATATGGAGTACAGGGTCAGCCTTGAGTGTGTTGATATGTCAGTAGCTTTATCACCCTAGATGACAGGTTCTCCAGAAACCCCTGCTGTTTTGCCATGATACTACAGTGCTGACCATAAGCATCCTTCTTGTTGCATTGCCAGTGACATGCTATTAATTGCTGGTTTTAAGGCATGTTTAGATCAGTGAGGAAAAGGGTTGTAAAATATGAGAAGCTTTCTGCACAAGTGTCTCAGTGGCTTCTTGCTGAGGTTGTGATGTTTGTGATTTATTCACATCAAACTGACACACACAACTGAATTCCACATCAACTTCTCTTCATTCATACTGTTTTATTACTAGCCTTCTAGCCCAGACAACCGACCCTTATGGAAATGTGTGAAGCCCTTCTTTGCTCTAAATCAAAATGCAAGGAATCCGTAAATATTGactgcttgcttgttttgtttgtttattttgaagcaaattCGATGCATCTAGGAAATGAGGTTTGAAATCCTCACTATTTCTGAGGATTTTGGCAGTCTCTGGGAATGGCTCTTAGGCTGAATTAGTTGGACCTGTTCATGGAGGGAGGGCAGACTGAGCAAGGATTAGCCAGTCCCTACCCCCCCTCCAAAATCACCACTCAGTATGAATGCAAATGAAGGTACCACTACTTGCTGCTTGGGTTTGATTCTGTGCGGTTCTGAAAATCCTGATGTATCAAAATGCTCaataattgctttattttaaatgtgtatgcGAATAGTCTAGTGCAATTTCCAGATGAATCAAGGGCCAGGTTATGGTAGTTTATATCAGAGTAAAAGCTGGAGAGCAtcattaagaaatgaaaaagctggttttgttgttgaCACCAGACTAATATCGAGACTTCAGCTCCTCAGTCTGACAGAGAATAAATTTAACTACGTGAATGTTGTcgggggagggagcagggaggaagcaAAACATTGAAAGCCACCCATCTGCATATGTATCTCTGCCAGCCAGCATCTAAATAAGGCCTGTGGTGTGCACAAAGTGGGGGCAAATCTGTGTCCCTCAAAACTTTGAAGCTAGAAACTGAAAAGCATATTGGAATCATTCCTGTGGTATAAATGGCTTTTTAAGTCCAACTTTTAGTGATTGTTTTTGATCAAGTATAGCTTCCCAATAAAGTGCGGGTTGCctgattttctttgaagtgGAGGAGTTGTGGTGTGGAAAAGATCCCTTCTGGAAGAGGGGACACTGCTTTTACAGGGACTCAAATTTTGCCATCTTGTTCTATCTGCATAAATGAAGCATGGTGAATTATTTCAATTAGCAACACTCCTAAcataagtgtttttgtttttgtttgtggttttggcTGCTTCCATCTCTTGTATTAAAGAATTGCCGCACTGTTGCATACACTTACGGGTAGGATAAATCCTCAAAAACAGGAAggaacagctttgttttttgctacatatatataatctgtaaatatatacatatgtttatataaatattatatatgcatatagtTATTCTGGTACAAGAAGTGCTACAGTCATTCCTAGCTGTAGTAAAGGAGTGCACCCAGTCAAATATGCTTTAACAGAGCAATGCTCCATCAGCGCACAGCACAATAGAGCAATGCTCTATCAGCACACAGCACCTTTTTAGACCTGAGTGTCTAGAAAAATGGTATCGCTTTCTGAAagtgatgcaaaaaaaataaaaaatgaggaggagagtgaagaaaatgagaaggaaacatGTCCTGTAATCTTtgcaacaaaacatttccaaagtAAATTAAAACTGTTCTTCTTCCTGCCTGTTTATACACTTGGTAATTACTTTCACAGCTTAATGCTTTACTTAttcaaaagcttaaaaatgttcagagcgctttactttcatttgtttccttaaGTTAATTAGACCATGATCAGTTTTTACTTAGTAAGTGGAAAACTCTAAAAAGTAAGCAAAAGCATAATGAAATCTTTTAGTATAATTGCTCTGTGAGCATCTTGTAGCTTAGCATCTCAGAgcaattttaaaaggcagcaagCCATTACATTTTTCCGCTCTAACTTCTCTTCTTTGGAGTGATGGAGAGCAAGTGTCTAAACATCTTAAACCAACCTAATAATTATAACACACGAGTTCATGCTTATCaatttttatcttctgaaatattagacattttttcttgctagtGAAACATCTGAGGAAAGTGGCCTACTCACtatatgcacacacattctGATGTTTGATTTTTGGCTGATCAGTTCTATGTTTCATTTTAGCTGCCTTGGCCTCCCTTCCTTCTGCCGGAGGGATTACGCTGAGGGTGCTGGGTGCGGTTTTCTACAGCAAGGTCCCCGGATTTTGCTGCCATGGGGCTGCTTCAGAGTTGACTGAGGTGACAGTACTTGAAATGATTGTTTGCATTTAACTTCAAGTAGCTTCAgaagtatttggaaaaacattGCTAGGGGTAGCATAAATTATTCTGGAAACTCTCTTAACATGAATGACCTCCTATATGACTAATGCCCAATTAGAAACCAAATTAGATGGAAATGTGCAGAACAATTAGCCAGGCCCATAAGTGGTGCTGTGAATCACGTCTTTACCCGTAACCTCTTTGCAAGATACACTTCACAAAATCTAATTGCTTCACTGATGtttacaacagcaaaaatgtcTCCACCTGTTCATAGTTTGCATTAGGTGATGCAATGGTGATGACTCTTGGCTCTCTGTCAccaaagaacaaagcagaagatCTGTTGCCCTTCCTGCTACCCTGAAGTCAAAGTAGGTGAGAATAATGTATCATGtctcttctgaaatattatGATTTGAGGCTCAGACACCAAGATAAACTTCTAATTGTTAAGGTGAAACTTATCCTTTATTCTAAGAGTGGATGTTTTTCTGGATTCTTCTAAGATGTGCGTGTTTTCTTCAGGGCTAAAGCCTAGCCTCATATTAACCCCTGTCCCACTGCAGTCAGGGGGTGAGGACCACCACCTGGTCCCATTGCAGAAGGAACGAgtgtgtccctgtccccctcaATCCTCTCCCTCCATAGAGGCTGTTTGTTGTAGTGCATCTCCTTCATGTGTTTCTGATGGTGGCAATCAGGTGCCCATCAGGTAGAAGCCACCTGACCAGTGTGGGAGAACGAGTGAATTTCAGATCTGAAACGAGAGTGAGAAAAAGAGAGGGGGAAGCTTTCTCACCTCCTGGACAATCACAGCTACCCTTCTGTGCCACCAACATCCAGGAGATGCTGTGGGGTAGGCAGGGTGTGCTGAGTTTTGGGGGATGGCGAGGACTGATGTGCTGCTCTGGGTGTTGCCAAGCTAGCTCACGTACATCCCATCTCTGCTGGGTCCCATGGGTCTTGCTGCCATGGCTTGATTTCCCACTTTTTAAGGGTGAGGAATCCCGGCTGGCAGCTCTTTCACCTAACCCAGTGCAGGGGCCTGACTCTGAGGGGCTGCTAAGTGCTTCAACTTCTCTCCTATGGCTTCagttttgggggtgggggggggggaaaaggaCCCCTTTGAAAGCGGGTTCCCTTGCTGCTGATACTGGGGCTTCTGTGAGGGGTGGCtcatgcagctgctgctggtggccttGGCTGAAATTAGGACCACACTGGCTATTGAGGGCCTGCTCCTAGCCGTGGTACTCAATTAAATCACATTTCCATACCAAATTGTTCATGCAAAAGATCTCCAGATAGCATTGTGCAGCCATAGGCATGTCAAATTTTACCTTTGGCAGCATCAGTTTTGGATCCTAACTAAAAAGCACCATCCCTTCCCCTGGGGAGAAGGGTGCATGTCACCAGGGCTTCTGATAGGCAAGCAATTACCTGGTGGACAACACACTCATAACTGTGCTCAGTGTCTCATTTACAGGTAAGTGGAGTTGAgttttggggggtggagggtTGGTTGGCTGCTTTGTGATTTTTGTGTGCTTGGAGCTGGAGCCCACCCTGTGGGTTTCAGCTGAGAAGCTGCTCATGGCTAGGTCACAGCTCAGGAAACAGGCcgggagggagaaggagcaaGCCTGCACAGAGGAAGGCAGCACTTgttcttaaatttcatttttttccataaagctACTGCTGTAATAggatttgctgctgttgttgctgctgctaaGCTTGCAGTAAGCACACTGACCATGACATGGAGCTACTCGTACAGCTAAGACATGATGATATAATGGAAGAAGAGTATTGAATCAAGGTTTTCAGGCAAACTTAATTTTCAcaatttcctgatttttttttgaggacgTTGCCTTAGTATCTCCTTAATATCTCTGTGTGTTTCATTGTGCAGGAGTCCAGTCCCATAACCACAATTTTCCTCATATGCAAATGCTGCTTGTGCAGCCTTTGCtgacaaattaataaaataccaGCAGCATCTCTGGGATGTGAACACACTGTTTATCCTGTGCCTTGGGGTCACCTCTCTGCTCCAGGCTTTTTGGCGATGGCTGACTTGTTCCATCACGAGACCTGGTAAAGGGAGAACCAAAGTGGAAGGAGGTCATAGCAGCTTACGGACACCTCTCTTGTTCCTCCCAAAAGAGGAGGGCAGCCCTTGATGCAGCCAGTTCCTGACACCATCATGACTTTCCTTGGACCTCGAGGGGTCATCCAGGCCCCCTGACTATCACGTGAATCAAAGACTTCATCTTTCCTTCTGGGCTCATTGCAGTTTTGCCTCCAG
Proteins encoded in this window:
- the CDCP1 gene encoding CUB domain-containing protein 1, with translation MAGGRALAALLAALLAASAQLPRREASFTIPLHAVDNVTVTIKLRPGVSLGCQISVKNMRKLELKIRPGENVTFTFTCSTPEKYFIMEIQKNIDCVSGPCPFGDVHLYPPGLPRLNRTFIWDVKASTKAGLELKFAAPWLRQIQPGELCPDLVSYNINSCIDTATVNIGTFCRNGSVSRVKLLGGVVMSLHLPWNSALTTSGFSIANRSSIKRLCIIESILNRESSITLMSPNYPLGFPEDELMTWQFVVPSNLRASVFFHNYSLSNCERKEERVEYYLPGSVSNPEVFKLSDSQPANIAGSFNLSLQGCDQDTQNPGILRLLFQVVVQHPQIDENVTHLVDLSKERNMTVTIHFEGWPSRVPLMSEPICLICKDPRTCDRVLTLVSGAIYKISFLCKDLSHLRITAEQGISCVDLRWCQKKIHALSVPKAITQLPVLLHKFIWKLIAPEVINVEITSPSLKLQQHLPEQRCNTSYSYSIVSATPEMDLNVGIFCPGGAIEKIQLRNNITISLKTFGKGFFNDSNHQDLKMSFVPHIKDECTFTVSPDPKAKIYLQSPNSPYGLPPYVSISWYVIVPTKQVARLGFSKDRMGIACETGRAYVNIKEQTSGAEETVRREDELLPEPRNMHHNFWVNVSNCKPVDKMQLTLQFWVTLAEKQIDLAVILAVLAGAGVLAAIGLTVCCVKKKKKKSQNPMVGVYNANVNTQMPGKQRLFKKDRKNNDSHVYAVIDDAMVYGHLLKESNGSVAPEVDVYRPFDGPMGSLPPSPPPFSFRKDIKRSPSTEEPPPLAETDHDSYTFAHQKSGELEDNGDTNEKNNGDTSTSFLEDKEQEGLEE